From Riemerella anatipestifer ATCC 11845 = DSM 15868, a single genomic window includes:
- a CDS encoding D-alanine--D-alanine ligase has product MSKKNIAVVMGGYSDEYKVSLKSGQLIYDSLDRDLYNVYKVVVLKEGWFYLDENEAKLPIQKGDFSVNLPSGEVLRFDVCFNTIHGTPGENGVLQAYWDAIGQKYTGCDFYQSALTFNKKDTLAVLAKYGIPSAKSFYIKKGEAYDKDKIINELKLPLFVKPNQSGSSLGISKVKEVSEFEAALEKAFLEDDEVLVESFLDGMEVSVGVLDYKGETIVLGITEIIPETEFFDYEAKYQGASQEITPARLDEATRLRVEEVAKRAYNSLGMKGFSRSEYIIMNGVPYMLEMNTNPGFSPASILPQQARIYGISIKDLCGNEVEKALAK; this is encoded by the coding sequence ATGAGCAAAAAAAATATAGCCGTAGTTATGGGCGGATACTCCGATGAGTACAAAGTTTCCCTAAAAAGTGGACAACTAATTTACGACTCTTTAGACCGTGATTTATATAATGTCTATAAAGTGGTAGTTCTTAAGGAAGGTTGGTTTTATTTAGACGAAAATGAGGCTAAACTACCAATACAAAAAGGAGATTTTTCTGTAAATCTACCTAGTGGAGAAGTACTGCGTTTTGATGTTTGTTTTAATACCATTCACGGGACACCAGGTGAAAATGGTGTGTTACAGGCATATTGGGACGCTATTGGTCAAAAATATACAGGGTGTGATTTTTACCAAAGTGCACTTACCTTTAATAAAAAAGATACTTTGGCTGTATTAGCAAAGTATGGTATTCCGTCTGCTAAAAGTTTCTACATAAAAAAAGGAGAGGCTTATGATAAAGATAAAATTATCAACGAGTTAAAACTGCCTCTATTTGTAAAGCCTAATCAAAGTGGTTCTTCTTTAGGAATTTCTAAGGTAAAAGAGGTTTCGGAGTTTGAAGCAGCTTTAGAAAAAGCATTTTTGGAAGACGATGAGGTTTTAGTAGAAAGTTTCTTAGACGGTATGGAGGTATCTGTGGGTGTGCTAGATTATAAAGGTGAGACTATTGTTTTAGGCATTACAGAAATTATCCCAGAAACAGAATTTTTTGATTACGAAGCAAAGTATCAAGGAGCGTCTCAAGAGATTACACCAGCAAGGCTAGATGAGGCTACTAGATTAAGAGTAGAGGAAGTTGCAAAAAGAGCTTATAACTCTTTAGGAATGAAAGGGTTTTCTAGAAGTGAATATATTATTATGAACGGTGTGCCTTATATGCTAGAAATGAATACTAACCCTGGGTTTTCACCTGCGAGTATCCTTCCTCAACAAGCGAGAATTTACGGTATCTCCATTAAAGATTTGTGCGGAAACGAGGTAGAAAAAGCGCTAGCAAAATAA
- the coaD gene encoding pantetheine-phosphate adenylyltransferase: protein MKVAVFPGSFDPITLGHYDIIERASKLFDRLIIAIGQNSQKHYMFPLEKRIEFIEKSVSHFGNVEVDSFEGLTVDYCMEKDAQFILRGLRNPADFEFEKAIAHTNRTLAHKKLETVFLLTSSGKSFISSSIVREIISHGGEYELLVPDAVRV from the coding sequence ATGAAAGTAGCTGTATTTCCAGGGTCTTTTGACCCTATTACTCTAGGTCATTATGATATTATAGAACGAGCGTCTAAACTTTTTGACCGTCTCATTATTGCTATTGGGCAAAACTCTCAAAAACATTATATGTTTCCACTAGAAAAAAGGATAGAGTTTATAGAAAAATCGGTGTCTCATTTTGGGAATGTAGAGGTGGATTCGTTTGAAGGGCTTACGGTGGATTACTGTATGGAGAAAGACGCTCAGTTTATTCTAAGAGGATTAAGAAATCCTGCCGATTTTGAGTTTGAAAAAGCCATCGCACATACAAATAGAACTTTGGCACACAAAAAGTTGGAAACGGTTTTCCTTTTAACATCTTCGGGTAAATCGTTTATTAGCAGTAGTATTGTAAGAGAAATTATAAGCCATGGCGGTGAGTACGAACTCTTAGTGCCAGATGCCGTAAGGGTATAA
- a CDS encoding trimeric intracellular cation channel family protein, translated as MHENINFLIEFLGTMSFAMSGSFAAMQRRLDPFGILIIAFVTSVGGGTVRDLLLAKPVFWMHDLWICGVIFATCVISMIFKSIEQNFRVTLFIFDSFGLGLFTIIGIQKGMSSELHPIICITLGTITGCFGGIIRDILLNRIPLIFRKEIYATACILGGATFILLATYTRLSYPVVQIFTILLIVTIRTLAVKYHWQMPKFYVQD; from the coding sequence ATGCACGAAAATATCAATTTTTTAATAGAATTTCTAGGAACTATGTCTTTTGCTATGTCTGGTAGTTTTGCTGCAATGCAAAGAAGATTAGATCCTTTTGGGATTCTTATTATCGCTTTTGTAACTTCTGTAGGAGGTGGTACAGTGAGGGATTTACTTTTGGCTAAACCTGTATTTTGGATGCATGATTTGTGGATATGTGGTGTTATCTTTGCTACCTGTGTTATTTCAATGATTTTTAAATCTATTGAGCAAAATTTTAGGGTAACACTTTTTATATTTGATAGTTTCGGATTAGGACTGTTCACAATTATAGGAATACAGAAAGGTATGAGTTCCGAACTTCATCCTATTATATGCATTACTCTAGGTACTATTACAGGCTGTTTTGGAGGAATTATTAGAGATATTCTATTGAATAGAATTCCGTTGATATTTAGAAAAGAAATCTATGCCACAGCTTGTATATTAGGTGGAGCTACCTTTATACTGCTAGCAACCTACACTCGTTTGTCTTATCCTGTGGTTCAGATTTTTACTATTCTGCTTATTGTAACCATAAGGACTTTAGCGGTTAAATACCATTGGCAGATGCCTAAATTTTATGTTCAGGACTAA
- a CDS encoding IS1096 element passenger TnpR family protein encodes MVYKIRVILDTKDNVFRDIEVRGKQTLWNLHNGIKSAFSLQGDELSSFYFSDNEWTELNAIPLEDMSDDGDGEIMSDVYITEAFPEKGSKMLFKYGFIDLWEFYCELLEVIKEKPAVNYPITVFRYGNMPLKAPSKNTSSKPTPTMMSDDFDDFDSFENDFDGDDDFSDDFSDDFYDED; translated from the coding sequence ATGGTTTATAAAATCAGAGTTATTTTAGACACGAAGGATAATGTTTTTAGGGACATTGAAGTTAGAGGCAAGCAAACTTTATGGAATTTGCATAACGGTATCAAAAGTGCATTTAGTCTTCAAGGAGATGAATTGTCGTCATTCTATTTTTCGGATAATGAGTGGACGGAGCTTAATGCAATACCATTAGAAGATATGTCTGATGATGGAGATGGAGAAATTATGTCTGATGTGTACATCACGGAAGCCTTTCCTGAAAAAGGGAGCAAGATGTTATTCAAATATGGTTTTATAGACTTGTGGGAATTCTATTGTGAGCTTTTGGAAGTGATAAAAGAAAAACCAGCGGTAAATTATCCAATCACGGTGTTTAGATATGGTAATATGCCATTGAAGGCTCCTAGTAAAAACACATCATCAAAACCTACGCCTACTATGATGAGTGATGATTTTGATGACTTTGACAGCTTTGAAAATGACTTTGATGGAGATGATGATTTTAGTGATGATTTTAGTGATGACTTTTATGATGAAGATTAA
- a CDS encoding exo-beta-N-acetylmuramidase NamZ family protein, translating to MEISKPMYLSLKIKNLLLICLIYLGLSGRNYAQNGNNCPDFKTGADQPELYLPLLKNKKVGVVTNQTGLVLKPQKHHPTTIDTLSIVDFLRENTIDIRRVFAPEHGFRGEADAGEYVKNGVDTKTGIPIISLYGKNKKPTAEQIQDLDIILFDIQDVGVRFYTYISTLAYVMEAAAEHNVEVIVLDRPNPHDGYIDGPVLKEKWTSFVGMHPVPIVYGLTIGEYGNMVNGEGWLKNKIKAKYTLIPMKNYHKKQRYPILRRPSPNLPNDKSINLYPSLCFFEGAEVSVGRGTDYPFQIYGSPWTKKLSYKFTPKPNFGAKNPPFNGQVCYGENLSEYPKDLRELNLEWIITAYKNYKNPNKPFFIKNLWFDTLAGTDQLRLQIIQGKSETEIKKSWQKDLQEFEKIRQKYIIYKD from the coding sequence ATGGAAATTTCAAAACCTATGTATTTAAGCCTCAAAATTAAAAATTTACTGTTGATTTGCCTAATTTATTTAGGGTTATCTGGTAGAAACTATGCTCAAAATGGTAACAACTGTCCTGATTTTAAAACAGGAGCCGACCAACCAGAGCTTTATCTTCCTCTATTAAAAAATAAAAAAGTGGGGGTGGTAACCAACCAAACAGGACTGGTACTGAAACCACAAAAACATCATCCTACTACCATAGACACACTTAGCATTGTGGATTTCCTAAGAGAAAACACTATAGACATCAGAAGAGTTTTCGCTCCAGAACACGGTTTTAGAGGCGAAGCCGATGCAGGGGAATATGTAAAAAATGGTGTAGATACCAAAACAGGTATTCCCATTATTTCTCTTTATGGTAAAAACAAAAAACCAACTGCAGAACAAATACAAGATTTAGATATTATTCTTTTTGATATTCAAGATGTTGGCGTGAGATTTTACACTTATATTTCAACCCTTGCCTATGTGATGGAGGCTGCCGCAGAGCATAATGTAGAAGTGATTGTACTAGATAGACCTAACCCTCACGATGGCTACATAGATGGACCCGTATTAAAGGAAAAATGGACAAGTTTTGTGGGTATGCACCCAGTCCCTATAGTCTATGGATTAACCATTGGCGAGTATGGTAATATGGTAAACGGCGAAGGTTGGCTTAAAAATAAAATAAAAGCCAAATACACCTTAATCCCAATGAAAAATTACCATAAAAAGCAACGCTACCCTATACTTAGACGCCCTTCTCCTAACTTACCAAATGACAAGTCTATCAACCTATATCCTTCCCTATGTTTTTTTGAAGGAGCCGAGGTTTCGGTAGGACGCGGCACTGATTATCCTTTCCAAATTTATGGTTCACCATGGACTAAAAAATTAAGTTATAAATTCACTCCAAAGCCTAATTTTGGAGCTAAAAATCCGCCTTTTAACGGGCAAGTATGCTATGGCGAAAACCTCTCCGAATATCCTAAAGATTTGAGAGAACTTAATCTAGAATGGATAATTACAGCTTATAAAAACTATAAAAATCCTAATAAACCGTTTTTTATCAAAAATCTTTGGTTTGATACTTTGGCAGGGACCGACCAACTAAGGCTTCAAATTATACAAGGAAAAAGCGAAACAGAAATCAAAAAATCTTGGCAAAAAGACTTACAAGAGTTTGAGAAAATTCGTCAGAAGTATATTATTTATAAAGATTAG
- a CDS encoding ABC transporter permease — protein sequence MKFPLYFSKKIAFSKDNKNNLSKVIVFIGRLSVALGVIVSLITVATGLGAKKAIKNKMGDFSGHISVKSTRSNSSYNSSVLDLKEININQIKTLQEVEGMQSYASVSGILRTEENFSGILLKGVGKDFDAKRFEKFLVEGSVPNFTEKGYNNEVILPEKIANDLRLKLNDEIVAIFSKEDQKPIYRKFKVKGIYKTDIKMIDDLFIIGDINHVRRIQNMDKTAIGGVDIFLKDMGEIDEVFPKIEEKIGYKNYAEKITDKYPEIVNWINIFDTNIALIITIMLVVVVINIVMVLLILIIERTNSIGVLKTLGANNAQIRAIFINYTLLIMVPGLLVGNFIGLGLLLLQKWTGIVQLNPDNYYISTVPIDLNPIYIVAISLGILLVSAVSLIFPSYLISKISPVKAIKYN from the coding sequence TTGAAATTTCCATTATATTTTTCTAAAAAAATAGCATTCTCCAAAGATAATAAAAATAATCTTTCTAAGGTGATTGTATTTATTGGCAGATTGTCTGTCGCGTTGGGTGTCATTGTTTCTTTAATTACGGTAGCCACAGGTTTGGGAGCTAAAAAAGCTATCAAAAATAAGATGGGAGATTTTTCGGGGCATATTTCTGTGAAATCTACTAGGTCTAATTCGTCTTACAACTCTTCAGTTCTAGACTTAAAAGAAATCAATATAAATCAAATTAAGACCTTACAAGAAGTAGAAGGTATGCAGTCTTATGCATCTGTAAGTGGTATTCTTAGAACAGAAGAAAATTTCTCTGGGATTTTATTAAAAGGTGTTGGGAAAGACTTTGATGCCAAAAGATTTGAAAAGTTTTTGGTGGAAGGTAGCGTTCCGAACTTTACAGAAAAGGGATATAATAATGAGGTAATATTGCCAGAAAAAATAGCCAATGATTTAAGACTTAAACTAAACGATGAAATAGTGGCTATTTTCTCTAAAGAAGACCAAAAACCAATCTACCGAAAATTTAAAGTTAAAGGGATTTACAAAACGGATATCAAAATGATAGACGACCTGTTTATCATAGGAGATATCAACCATGTGAGGAGGATACAAAATATGGATAAAACCGCCATAGGTGGTGTAGATATTTTCCTTAAAGATATGGGAGAAATAGATGAGGTGTTTCCAAAGATTGAAGAGAAAATAGGATATAAAAACTATGCTGAAAAGATAACAGATAAGTATCCAGAAATTGTAAATTGGATTAACATTTTTGACACCAATATCGCTTTAATCATCACAATTATGTTGGTAGTTGTAGTCATCAATATCGTAATGGTGTTGCTTATTTTAATTATAGAACGCACCAATTCCATAGGGGTATTGAAAACTTTGGGAGCAAATAATGCTCAAATACGAGCCATTTTCATCAATTATACCTTACTTATCATGGTTCCTGGATTGTTGGTGGGTAATTTTATAGGATTGGGACTACTACTTTTACAAAAATGGACGGGTATTGTTCAACTCAATCCTGATAACTATTACATCAGTACCGTGCCTATAGATTTGAATCCTATTTACATTGTGGCAATTTCTTTAGGGATTTTGTTGGTGTCTGCGGTGTCACTTATTTTTCCTAGTTATTTAATTAGTAAAATATCACCAGTTAAAGCGATTAAATACAATTAA